The segment GACATGCCAGCGAGGCTTTTAGCACCTTGTCATTTAGCGAACACTTTTAAAAACAAAGACGTAACTGATCTAAGGACGGAACTGCCCATGTGGATCCTGCTTGTAATGGTAGGGCTGTTGCTACTTGGGGTGCCCATGATGGTGCCGCTGAGTGTAGGTACTTTCTTTTTGCTGTTCACCGACTTCCCCTTCCTCAAGCCTGAACTGGTAATCCAGCAGATGATCGGCGGTTTGCAGCCGGTAGTACTGACGGCCGTGCCGATGTTCATCCTGGCAGCCGATATCATGCTCAAGGGTTCAACGGCACAGCGTTTGCTGGATGTGGTTGAGCGCTTCGTGGGTCATTGGCGTGGCGGACTGCCGGTCACGACCGCACTGGGCTGTACGCTATTTGGTGCCGTGTCCGGCTCTACCCAGGCAACAGTAGTGGCGATGGGACGGCCACTGCGCCCTCGCCTGCTGGAGGCCGGCTACAGTGACAAGTTCACCATTGCGCTGATCATCAATGCCTCGGATATCGCGCTGCTGATTCCGCCTTCCATCGGGATGATCATCTACGGTGTCGCGACCGGCACCTCGGTGGGTGACCTGTTCATCGCCGGTATTGGCCCCGGGCTGATGATTCTGGTGCTGTTCTCTCTTTACTGCATGTGGAAGTCATGGAAGCTGGGTATCGAGCCTCAGCCCAAGGCAGACTGGTCTGCGCGCATCAAGGCGCTCAAACGCGCCAGCCTGCCCGCCGGTTTTCCCGTCATCATCATCGGGGGTATCTATTCAGGGATGTTTTCACCTACGGAGGCAGCGACGGTGTCGGTGATCTACGCACTGATTCTGGAAATGCTGATCTATCGTGGCGTGACGTTGAAAGACCTGCCCAGCGTGGCCTTCTCGACTGGTTTGATCACGGCGGTAGTGTTCATCCTCGTCGCAGCGGGTGCCGGCTTCTCGTGGATGATTTCGTTCGCCAAGATCCCGGATGCCATCCTCGGCGGCTATATCCCTTATCTGTCGGAGCATGCGTTGGCGCTGTTGGCAGTCATCGCCGTCGCGTATTTCGTGGGCTGCATGTTCGTTGATCCCATCGTGGTGATTCTGATTCTGGCACCCGTGTTTGCGCCGGCAGTGGATGCAGCGGGGCTTGATCCGGTACTGGTGGGTACGCTGGTGACGCTGCAGGCGGCAATTGGCTCGGCAACGCCTCCCTTCGGCTGCGATATCTTCACGGCGGTGGCGGTGTTCCGAAAACCCTACATGGACGTCATTCGTGGCACGCCGCCGTTTATCGCATTACTGCTACTGGCCACCGTGTTGCTGATGCTGTTCCCGCAGATTGCGCTGTTCTTGCCGAGTCTCGCCAACTGACGAATATCGTCTCTGGTATGTGCCATTCAGGCTGGTATGTGCCATTCAGGCTGGTATGCCTGTCGTTCAGGATTGCTGTTACCGCAATAAAAAACACCCCACCGGCGTCGGCCGATGGGGTGTTTTTGTCTGATATGCTCAGCCGATCATGTGAGTCATGAGCGATCGATCCATTATTCAGGGAGCAAGCGGTATGCGAGCGTTGATCCAGCGCGTCACCCAGGCGGAGGTGATGGTAGAAAACGAGAACATTGGCGCTATCGACAGCGGCCTGCTGGTCCTGGTGGGCATTGAAAAGGGTGATGATGAGGCGCGCGCCGACAAGCTGCTTCACAAATTGCTGCACTATCGGGTCTTCGCTGATGAGGCGGACAAGATGAACCTCAACGTGCAGCAGGCCGGTGGCAGTCTGTTGCTGGTCTCTCAGTTCACGCTGGCAGCAGATACCGGCAGTGGTATGCGACCGAGCTTCTCTTCCGCTGCGCCGCCGGCCGAGGGTGAGCGTCTCTTCACGTATCTGATTGAGCAGGCACGTCTGCGCGGTGCAGTGTTAGGCGTTGGAATAGAGACCGGTCGTTTCGGAGCCAACATGCAGATATCGCTGCTCAATGATGGGCCGGTAACCTTCCTGCTCGAGAGCTGAGGCTCAACCAATACGTCACCCATGTCGATGCTTCATGGAGCCACAAAAAAGCCGCCCCCGAAGGAGCGGCTGCAAGCATTGGAACGGTGGCCAGGGCGCATGAGGCGCTCCGGCCTAGTCTGTTGCTGTCTTACTTGATGCCTTCCGGATTACGCGCATTCAGATAGGCTTGCTCGGACACTTCGTGCCACTTCTCGACCTTGCCTTCGAAGGTGGTGTAGGACTCATAGATGCGCCCCGCCAGTTCGTTGGAATCGCCAAGCTTCTTCACGACACCCTGCGATAGCTCGCGAGCCTTGTCCAGTACGTCTTGCGGATAGCGACGCAGCTCGACCTTATGCTCGTTGATCAATGTCTCGAGTGCATCGTTATTACGCGCGGTGTACTCGTCGAGCATGTCTTGGTTCACGTCACGCACTGCAGAGCGCAGGATGGCTTTCAGGTCATCCGGTAGCTCGGCCATGGCCTTGTCGTTGACGATGGCTTCGAAGGTGACGGTCGGCTCGTGCCAGCCCGGATAGTAGTAGTACTTGGCTGCCTGATAGAGGCCGAAAGCCAGATCGTTATACGGCCCGATCCACTCGGTCGCATCAATGGCGCCAGATTGCAGAGAGGTGAAGATTTCGCCGCCCGGCATGCTGACGGTAGCCACACCCATCTGCTGCATGACATCGCCACCAAGACCCGGCATACGCATCTTGAGGCCATCGAGGTCAGCGACGGAATTGATTTCCTTGTTGAACCAGCCGCCCATCTGGACGCCGGAAGACCCGCCCGCCATCACTTCGACGCCGAACTTGTCGTAGACCTCGTTCCATAGCGCCAAACCGCCACCGTAGTGCAGCCAGGCATTCATTTCCTGCGCTGTCATGCCGAAAGGTACTGCGGCGAAGAACTGTGCTTCCGGTGCCTTGCCCTTCCAGTAATAGGACGCCGAGTGGCCCATCTGCGCAGTACCGGATGAGACGGTATCGAGAACCTCGAAACCCGGTACTAGTTGTCCTGCGCCATAGACCTTGATCTTGAGGCGTCCATCGGACATCTCATCGACCAGTCGTGCAAGGCGTTCAGGGCCTTGGCCTACCCCGGGGAAGTTCTTCGGCCACGAGGTGACCATCTTCCAGTTGTAGGTGTCAGCAGCATTGGCGATTGCCGGTAGTGTGCCCATGGCCGTCATGGTGCCAACGGCGATACCGAAGGCGAGCTTGTTAAGTTGCATGGTGTGCTCCTTGAAGTGCCCGATTGTTTTTGTGGACAACTTGTGGGCAGAAGGTGTGCCGTCAAGCGGCCACCGGATATGACACATCTGCATGAGCCGCATGACGGCTCTCCCATCAGCCAGCGGGCAAGCCCGCCATTTTCATAGGCCGCCCAAGGGGCGGCTTTTCATTTTTGTCATCGATCTAGAATTGTGCCGGTAGCCAGGTCGCGAGTCCCGGGAATACCGCCAGTGCGCCGAGCATGCACAGCTGAATCACGATGAATGGGATCACACCCTTGTAGATCTGGCCTGTCGTCACTTCCTTGGGTGCCACACCTCGCAAGTAGAACAGCGCGAAGCCGAAGGGTGGCGTCAGGAAGGACGTCTGTAGATTGATGGCGATCATGATCCCCAGCCAGATGGGGTCGAGTCCCATGGCCAGCAGTACTGGACCGACGATCGGCACTACCACGAAGGTGATTTCGATGAAGTCGAGAATGAAGCCGAGCAGGAAGATCACCAGCATGACCACGAGGGTGGCCCCGATGACACCGCCAGGCATGTTCTCGAAGATCTCGGTAACAACTTCTTCGCCGCCAAAGCCGCGGAATACCAGCGAGAATAGCGCCGCACCGATCAAGATCAGGAACACCATCGAAGTGACATGCGTCGTGGAGCGAACGACTTCGGTAAGGGTCTGGAAGCTCAGCTTGCGATTGGCTACCGCCAGCATGAGTGCGCCGAAGGCGCCCACGGCAGAAGCTTCTGTCGGCGTCGCCAGCCCGCCAAGAATCGAGCCCAGTACGCAGACGATCAATACGATCGGCGGTACCAGACCCTTGAGTAGCAACAAGCCAATACTGCCGGTGTGCCCAAGCTCTTCCAGCAGCGCGTCACGATCGACAGCCGGCGCCTTCTCGGGCTTCAGCCACGCGACGATGGCGATATAGACGATATAGGCGACTACCAGAATCAGGCCCGGGATCAGGGCACCGATAAAGAGATCACCCACCGACACGGTCTTCGGGCTCCAGATACCCATCGACAGCTGAGCCTGCTGGTAGGCTGAAGACAGCACGTCGCCCAGCAGTACCAGTGCGATAGAGGGCGGAATGATCTGTCCTAACGTACCGGTTGCACAGATGGCACCGGTCGCCAGTGATGGGTCATAACCACGCTTGAGCATGGTCGGCAGAGACAGCAGGCCCATGGTCACGACGGTGGCACCGACGATACCGGTAGAGGCCGCGAGCAGCATGCCGACGATGGTGACAGAGATGCCCAGCCCACCACGCAAGGAGCCGAACATCAGCGCCATGGCATCCAGTAGGGTCTCGGCAACTTTCGACTTCTCCAGCAGGACGCCCATCAATACGAACAGCGGGACAGCTAGCAGGGTCTGATTGGTCATGGTGCCATAAAGGCGATTGGGCATGGCCGACAGGAAGCTGGCATCAAAGACGCCGTTCGTGATTCCCAGGGCATCCATCCCCATTCCCAGTCCAGCGAATGCCAGTGCTGTGCCTGCCAGTGACAACGC is part of the Cobetia sp. L2A1 genome and harbors:
- the dtd gene encoding D-aminoacyl-tRNA deacylase — encoded protein: MRALIQRVTQAEVMVENENIGAIDSGLLVLVGIEKGDDEARADKLLHKLLHYRVFADEADKMNLNVQQAGGSLLLVSQFTLAADTGSGMRPSFSSAAPPAEGERLFTYLIEQARLRGAVLGVGIETGRFGANMQISLLNDGPVTFLLES
- a CDS encoding TRAP transporter large permease translates to MLDIMPLLLFVCICGVLMLGYPVALSLAGTALAFAGLGMGMDALGITNGVFDASFLSAMPNRLYGTMTNQTLLAVPLFVLMGVLLEKSKVAETLLDAMALMFGSLRGGLGISVTIVGMLLAASTGIVGATVVTMGLLSLPTMLKRGYDPSLATGAICATGTLGQIIPPSIALVLLGDVLSSAYQQAQLSMGIWSPKTVSVGDLFIGALIPGLILVVAYIVYIAIVAWLKPEKAPAVDRDALLEELGHTGSIGLLLLKGLVPPIVLIVCVLGSILGGLATPTEASAVGAFGALMLAVANRKLSFQTLTEVVRSTTHVTSMVFLILIGAALFSLVFRGFGGEEVVTEIFENMPGGVIGATLVVMLVIFLLGFILDFIEITFVVVPIVGPVLLAMGLDPIWLGIMIAINLQTSFLTPPFGFALFYLRGVAPKEVTTGQIYKGVIPFIVIQLCMLGALAVFPGLATWLPAQF
- a CDS encoding TRAP transporter substrate-binding protein; translation: MTAMGTLPAIANAADTYNWKMVTSWPKNFPGVGQGPERLARLVDEMSDGRLKIKVYGAGQLVPGFEVLDTVSSGTAQMGHSASYYWKGKAPEAQFFAAVPFGMTAQEMNAWLHYGGGLALWNEVYDKFGVEVMAGGSSGVQMGGWFNKEINSVADLDGLKMRMPGLGGDVMQQMGVATVSMPGGEIFTSLQSGAIDATEWIGPYNDLAFGLYQAAKYYYYPGWHEPTVTFEAIVNDKAMAELPDDLKAILRSAVRDVNQDMLDEYTARNNDALETLINEHKVELRRYPQDVLDKARELSQGVVKKLGDSNELAGRIYESYTTFEGKVEKWHEVSEQAYLNARNPEGIK
- a CDS encoding TRAP transporter large permease; amino-acid sequence: MWILLVMVGLLLLGVPMMVPLSVGTFFLLFTDFPFLKPELVIQQMIGGLQPVVLTAVPMFILAADIMLKGSTAQRLLDVVERFVGHWRGGLPVTTALGCTLFGAVSGSTQATVVAMGRPLRPRLLEAGYSDKFTIALIINASDIALLIPPSIGMIIYGVATGTSVGDLFIAGIGPGLMILVLFSLYCMWKSWKLGIEPQPKADWSARIKALKRASLPAGFPVIIIGGIYSGMFSPTEAATVSVIYALILEMLIYRGVTLKDLPSVAFSTGLITAVVFILVAAGAGFSWMISFAKIPDAILGGYIPYLSEHALALLAVIAVAYFVGCMFVDPIVVILILAPVFAPAVDAAGLDPVLVGTLVTLQAAIGSATPPFGCDIFTAVAVFRKPYMDVIRGTPPFIALLLLATVLLMLFPQIALFLPSLAN